In a genomic window of Drosophila takahashii strain IR98-3 E-12201 chromosome 3L, DtakHiC1v2, whole genome shotgun sequence:
- the Usp47 gene encoding ubiquitin carboxyl-terminal hydrolase 47 isoform X1: MTDKESEQCTVSVFDQTPGSEQKKINVVVRSHFTVKRVIDLIGTQFPYGKFELLLQPHENKDLVNLNALESQLFYDVAGFERQLKNHLILLPAGSWDGDVAKRFELPIKKVVVKKVIKSTDGEKAKSPATGETKKKRVVGEKTKKKPASGSSSPSKTKTATEESNVSSESSPEKSSKPKPVAEEAPKASPEESPEVSTEASAKVISPESPVAKKTAKVTAKANLELLSPLQPSSPIKELDCEPIDTISKQQLTEQLQLYPQGRNLISPVDDAPSDLFISDAEQLSDDDLALGASASPTNLGPGYDFGAPTGDSDAEGVSAGVVDPSAIGQEDDPLPALSNFYRRKYGGDELPAWQRANATAADFVSSATTETSESETPAHRQTNGGPKGYVGLVNQAMTCYLNSLLQALFMTPEFRNALYRWEFDNDNEAKNIPYQLQKLFLNLQTSPKAAVETTDLTRSFGWDSTEAWQQHDIQELCRVMFDALEHKFKNTKQANLISNLYEGKMNDYVKCLECNTEKTREDTFLDIPLPVRPFGSSSAYGSIEEALRAFVQPETLDGNNQYLCEKCKKKCDAHKGLHFKSFPYILTLHLKRFDFDYQTMHRIKLNDRVTFPQTLNLNTFVNRTANSGEQNSQLNGTVDDCSTADSGSAMEDDNLSSGVVTTASSSQHENDLNDEDEGIDMSSSTSKSAKQGSGPYLYELFAIMIHSGSASGGHYYAYIKDFDNNEWFCFNDQNVSTITQEDIQRSFGGPNGSYYSSAYTSSTNAYMLMYRQVDAKRNEQVAKVADFPEHIKTLLPKLHSEEETRVTRLGRHITVTDLALPDLYKPRVYFYNPSLKKMKITRVYVSQSFDVNLVLMSAYEMLNVEQFAPISRCRLVAYNSTMDTIIQSLENCTDPGLTELRASQNYSLDFLLEYRAEDQQFETYAPDGITWYVFKVDLSTMAMDGPFLVYSAAREREASEVLRRSIAIRLHVNEQQFLLATVRGTVPKAFVAYDPHPSPEALQHLQNLANTQFKSITYFYLNVPNTDAATLEMLGVPSVESIESASGGDVVDAAMMNGAAASHESSGNDCDWRRYKRDLLEPLAQPSPSHGHESNSEDSSLSDGDRTLVETENLAHRGGGDSQVSSTSHSPQLSSPEDEAASHDAMMRVHAYCNGNGSYAAADVVDPLLLPPSTNHFFHATKVECVDVVGTGSSSGHQSDEEAALRRPTRAYKLLVGTHMRMVAFKRHIEQLIQVPSAYFKLQRKHDNNLSSNQNNSLVLLTEGETLTVELGKNLEQDEYKAKIHFLRLADIDNETSKLPCVCEWVYNANTTVEQAKQELVAKLHRMDAKYATLSVENCRIWLKGGRTPIKILANEETLYCDMRSTIAAEFIVQECEEGVNPQPKDDSLTIFVRRWCPAKMEFGKFQEITLDQDSEMRHSLSQISNITMDKLSYMKVNSNFPCTSISALSVNESSSWYAVPCSLDKYPLNASQTGNIYLYQDRTVPARELTLDERRQMNAREKARLDRVGCVSTTRYSQRRERALKIYLDSPEKSSNVTASAPMDVHVNN; encoded by the exons ATGACGGATAAGGAGAGCGAGCAGTGCACCGTCTCGGTCTTTGACCAGACGCCCGGCTCGGAGCAAAAGAAGATCAACGTGGTGGTCCGCTCCCATTTCACGGTGAAGCGTGTGATCGACCTGATCGGCACCCAGTTTCCCTACGGCAAGTTCGAGCTCCTGTTGCAACCACACGAGAACAAGGATCTG GTCAATCTAAATGCTTTGGAATCCCAGCTGTTTTACGATGTGGCTGGTTTTGAGCGGCAGCTCAAGAATCACTTGATACTACTGCCCGCCGGCAGTTGGGATGGCGACGTGGCCAAGCGCTTTGAGTTGCCCATCAAGAAAGTGGTCGTTAAAAAGGTTATAAAGTCGACTGACGGGGAAAAGGCCAAGAGTCCAGCCACCGGCGAAACGAAGAAGAAACGCGTGGTGGGTGAGAAAACGAAGAAAAAGCCAGCATCTGGATCTTCCTCgccaagcaaaacaaaaaccgcgACTGAGGAATCCAACGTGAGTTCGGAATCGAGCCCAGAAAAGAGTTCGAAACCCAAACCCGTTGCAGAAGAAGCTCCCAAGGCGAGTCCGGAGGAAAGTCCCGAGGTTTCTACGGAGGCGAGCGCCAAAGTCATTTCCCCGGAGAGTCCGGTGGCCAAGAAGACGGCAAAAGTCACTGCGAAAGCCAACCTTGAGTTGCTCAGTCCACTGCAGCCGTCGTCACCCATTAAGGAGCTGGATTGCGAACCCATAGACACGATAAGCAAGCAGCAGCTCACCGAGCAACTGCAACTGTATCCACAAGGTCGCAACCTCATCTCGCCGGTGGACGATGCTCCCTCGGACCTGTTCATCTCGGATGCCGAGCAGTTGTCCGACGACGACCTCGCACTGGGTGCCTCAGCCAGTCCAACTAATCTCGGGCCGGGCTACGATTTCGGGGCACCAACTGGAGACTCGGACGCCGAGGGTGTGAGCGCCGGAGTGGTGGATCCATCTGCGATCGGACAAGAGGATGATCCGCTTCCGGCTCTGTCGAACTTCTATCGCCGAAAGTACGGAGGCGATGAGTTGCCCGCCTGGCAGAGGGCCAACGCCACTGCCGCGGACTTTGTGTCCTCGGCCACCACGGAAACGTCGGAGTCAGAGACACCGGCACACCGGCAGACGAACGGCGGACCCAAGGGCTATGTTGGTCTGGTGAATCAGGCCATGACCTGCTACCTAAACAGCTTGCTGCAGGCGCTGTTTATGACGCCCGAGTTCCGGAATGCCCTGTATCGCTGGGAGttcgacaacgacaacgaggCCAAGAACATACCCTACCAACTGCAGAAGCTTTTCCTCAATCTGCAAACCTCTCCCAAGGCAGCGGTGGAAACCACCGACCTGACCCGCAGCTTTGGCTGGGACTCGACGGAGGCCTGGCAGCAGCACGACATCCAGGAACTGTGCCGCGTTATGTTCGACGCCCTGGAGCACAAGTTCAAGAACACCAAGCAGGCCAATCTCATTTCCAACCTGTACGAGGGCAAGATGAACGATTATGTCAAGTGTTTGGAGTGCAATACGGAGAAGACGCGCGAGGACACCTTCCTGGACATCCCGCTGCCGGTGCGTCCGTTTGGCAGCAGCTCCGCCTACGGCAGCATCGAGGAGGCCCTGCGCGCCTTCGTCCAACCGGAGACGCTCGACGGCAACAACCAGTATCTGTGCGAGAAGTGCAAAAAGAAATGCGACGCCCACAAGGGGCTGCACTTCAAGTCCTTCCCCTACATCCTCACGCTGCACCTGAAGCGCTTCGATTTTGACTACCAGACCAtgcaccgcatcaagttgaaCGACAG AGTAACTTTCCCGCAGACGCTCAACCTGAACACGTTCGTCAATCGGACCGCCAATAGCGGCGAGCAGAACTCTCAGCTGAACGGCACTGTGGACGATTGCAGCACGGCGGACAGTGGCTCGGCCATGGAGGACGACAACCTGAGCAGCGGCGTGGTGACCACGGCGAGCTCCAGTCAGCACGAGAACGATTTGAacgacgaggacgagggcATCGACatgagcagcagcaccagcaagAGCGCCAAGCAGGGATCCGGACCGTATTTGTACGAACTATTTGCCATCATGATCCATTCGGGCAGTGCATCGGGTGGCCACTACTATGCTTATATCAAGGACTTTGACAACAACGAGTGGTTCTGCTTCAACGATCAGAATGTGTCCACT ATCACCCAAGAGGACATCCAGCGTTCGTTTGGCGGACCCAATGGCAGCTACTATTCGAGTGCCTACACCTCCAGCACCAATGCGTACATGTTGATGTATCGGCAGGTGGACGCCAAGCGAAACGAACAGGTCGCCAAGGTGGCCGACTTTCCGGAGCACATCAAAACGCTGCTGCCGAAGCTGCACTCGGAGGAGGAGACGCGCGTGACTCGCCTGGGCAGGCACATCACGGTTACGGATCTGGCCCTACCCGATTTGTACAAGCCGCGCGTCTACTTTTATAATCCCTCCCTGAAGAAGATGAAGATCACCAGGGTGTATGTATCGCAGAGTTTCGACGTCAATTTGGTGCTGATGTCGGCCTACGAAATGCTGAATGTGGAGCAATTTGCCCCGATTTCGCGCTGTCGTCTGGTCGCTTACAACTCCACAATGGACACGATTATCCAGTCATTGGAGAACTGCACCGACCCGGGACTAACCGAGTTGCGCGCCTCGCAGAACTACAGCCTGGACTTTTTGCTAGAGTACCGGGCCGAGGATCAGCAGTTCGAGACATACGCCCCGGATGGCATCACTTGGTATGTGTTTAAGGTAGATCTATCGACCATGGCGATGGACGGTCCCTTCCTGGTTTACTCAGCAGCGCGGGAGCGGGAGGCCAGCGAGGTGCTTCGTCGCTCCATCGCAATCCGTTTGCATGTTAACGAGCAGCAGTTCCTACTCGCCACGGTGCGCGGCACGGTGCCGAAGGCCTTCGTCGCCTACGATCCCCATCCGTCGCCCGAGGCGCTGCAGCATCTCCAGAACCTGGCCAACACCCAGTTCAAGTCCATAACATACTTCTACTTGAACGTCCCCAACACGGATGCCGCGACCCTCGAGATGTTGGGTGTGCCCAGCGTGGAGTCAATCGAG TCTGCCAGCGGTGGTGATGTGGTGGATGCCGCCATGATGAATGGCGCAGCAGCGAGTCACGAGTCCTCCGGCAATGACTGCGATTGGAGGCGGTACAAACGGGATCTGCTGGAGCCGCTGGCCCAACCCAGTCCCAGTCACGGCCACGAGTCGAACTCGGAGGACAGCAGCCTGAGCGATGGCGACCGCACTCTGGTGGAGACGGAGAACCTGGCACATCGCGGCGGTGGCGACAGTCAAGTCAGTTCCACCAGTCATTCGCCGCAACTGTCTAGCCCCGAGGACGAGGCAGCCTCACACGATGCCATGATGCGGGTGCATGCGTATTGCAATGGAAACGGCAGCTATGCGGCGGCCGATGTGGTGGATCCCCTGCTCCTGCCCCCCAGCACCAACCACTTCTTCCACGCCACAAAGGTGGAGTGCGTGGACGTAGTGGGCACAGGCTCTAGTTCGGGCCACCAGTCCGACGAGGAGGCTGCGCTGCGGAGACCCACGCGTGCCTACAAACTTCTGGTGGGCACACACATGCGCATGGTCGCCTTTAAGCGCCACATCGAGCAGCTCATTCAAGTGCCCAGCGCCTACTTTAAGCTGCAGCGCAAGCACGACAACAATCTGTCCAGCAACCAGAACAACTCGTTGGTTCTGCTCACCGAGGGCGAAACACTGACGGTGGAGCTGGGCAAGAATCTGGAACAGGACGAGTACAAGGCCAAGATACACTTTCTGCGACTGGCGGACATCGATAACGAAACGTCCAAGCTGCCCTGCGTCTGCGAGTGGGTCTACAACGCCAACACCACCGTGGAGCAGGCCAAGCAGGAGCTGGTGGCCAAGCTGCACCGCATGGACGCCAAGTATGCCACGCTCTCGGTGGAGAACTGCCGCATCTGGCTGAAGGGCGGGCGAACTCCCATCAAGATCCTGGCCAACGAGGAAACGCTCTACTGCGACATGCGCTCCACCATCGCAGCTGAG TTTATTGTGCAGGAGTGCGAGGAGGGTGTGAATCCGCAACCCAAGGACGACTCTCTGACCATATTTGTTAGACGCTGGTGTCCGGCTAAAATGGAGTTTGGAAAGTTCCAAGAAATCACTTTGGACC AGGACAGCGAAATGAGGCATTCATTATCACAGATCAGCAACATCACAATGGACAAACTGAGCTATATGAAG GTGAACAGCAACTTCCCCTGCACAAGCATATCGGCGTTAAGTGTCAACGAGTCCAGCAGTTGGTACGCGGTGCCCTGCAGCCTGGACAAATATCCGCTGAACGCCTCACAGACGGGCAACATCTACCTTTACCA AGATAGGACCGTACCTGCGCGCGAGCTGACGCTGGATGAGCGACGACAGATGAACGCCAGGGAGAAGGCTCGCCTGGATCGAGTGGGCTGTGTGTCCACCACGCGATACTCGCAGCGTCGGGAACGCGCCCTGAAGATCTACCTGGACTCGCCGGAGAAGTCGAGCAACGTGACCGCCTCGGCACCGATGGACGTGCATGTCAACAATTAG
- the Usp47 gene encoding ubiquitin carboxyl-terminal hydrolase 47 isoform X3: MTDKESEQCTVSVFDQTPGSEQKKINVVVRSHFTVKRVIDLIGTQFPYGKFELLLQPHENKDLVNLNALESQLFYDVAGFERQLKNHLILLPAGSWDGDVAKRFELPIKKVVVKKVIKSTDGEKAKSPATGETKKKRVVGEKTKKKPASGSSSPSKTKTATEESNVSSESSPEKSSKPKPVAEEAPKASPEESPEVSTEASAKVISPESPVAKKTAKVTAKANLELLSPLQPSSPIKELDCEPIDTISKQQLTEQLQLYPQGRNLISPVDDAPSDLFISDAEQLSDDDLALGASASPTNLGPGYDFGAPTGDSDAEGVSAGVVDPSAIGQEDDPLPALSNFYRRKYGGDELPAWQRANATAADFVSSATTETSESETPAHRQTNGGPKGYVGLVNQAMTCYLNSLLQALFMTPEFRNALYRWEFDNDNEAKNIPYQLQKLFLNLQTSPKAAVETTDLTRSFGWDSTEAWQQHDIQELCRVMFDALEHKFKNTKQANLISNLYEGKMNDYVKCLECNTEKTREDTFLDIPLPVRPFGSSSAYGSIEEALRAFVQPETLDGNNQYLCEKCKKKCDAHKGLHFKSFPYILTLHLKRFDFDYQTMHRIKLNDRVTFPQTLNLNTFVNRTANSGEQNSQLNGTVDDCSTADSGSAMEDDNLSSGVVTTASSSQHENDLNDEDEGIDMSSSTSKSAKQGSGPYLYELFAIMIHSGSASGGHYYAYIKDFDNNEWFCFNDQNVSTITQEDIQRSFGGPNGSYYSSAYTSSTNAYMLMYRQVDAKRNEQVAKVADFPEHIKTLLPKLHSEEETRVTRLGRHITVTDLALPDLYKPRVYFYNPSLKKMKITRVYVSQSFDVNLVLMSAYEMLNVEQFAPISRCRLVAYNSTMDTIIQSLENCTDPGLTELRASQNYSLDFLLEYRAEDQQFETYAPDGITCAGAGGQRGASSLHRNPFAC; this comes from the exons ATGACGGATAAGGAGAGCGAGCAGTGCACCGTCTCGGTCTTTGACCAGACGCCCGGCTCGGAGCAAAAGAAGATCAACGTGGTGGTCCGCTCCCATTTCACGGTGAAGCGTGTGATCGACCTGATCGGCACCCAGTTTCCCTACGGCAAGTTCGAGCTCCTGTTGCAACCACACGAGAACAAGGATCTG GTCAATCTAAATGCTTTGGAATCCCAGCTGTTTTACGATGTGGCTGGTTTTGAGCGGCAGCTCAAGAATCACTTGATACTACTGCCCGCCGGCAGTTGGGATGGCGACGTGGCCAAGCGCTTTGAGTTGCCCATCAAGAAAGTGGTCGTTAAAAAGGTTATAAAGTCGACTGACGGGGAAAAGGCCAAGAGTCCAGCCACCGGCGAAACGAAGAAGAAACGCGTGGTGGGTGAGAAAACGAAGAAAAAGCCAGCATCTGGATCTTCCTCgccaagcaaaacaaaaaccgcgACTGAGGAATCCAACGTGAGTTCGGAATCGAGCCCAGAAAAGAGTTCGAAACCCAAACCCGTTGCAGAAGAAGCTCCCAAGGCGAGTCCGGAGGAAAGTCCCGAGGTTTCTACGGAGGCGAGCGCCAAAGTCATTTCCCCGGAGAGTCCGGTGGCCAAGAAGACGGCAAAAGTCACTGCGAAAGCCAACCTTGAGTTGCTCAGTCCACTGCAGCCGTCGTCACCCATTAAGGAGCTGGATTGCGAACCCATAGACACGATAAGCAAGCAGCAGCTCACCGAGCAACTGCAACTGTATCCACAAGGTCGCAACCTCATCTCGCCGGTGGACGATGCTCCCTCGGACCTGTTCATCTCGGATGCCGAGCAGTTGTCCGACGACGACCTCGCACTGGGTGCCTCAGCCAGTCCAACTAATCTCGGGCCGGGCTACGATTTCGGGGCACCAACTGGAGACTCGGACGCCGAGGGTGTGAGCGCCGGAGTGGTGGATCCATCTGCGATCGGACAAGAGGATGATCCGCTTCCGGCTCTGTCGAACTTCTATCGCCGAAAGTACGGAGGCGATGAGTTGCCCGCCTGGCAGAGGGCCAACGCCACTGCCGCGGACTTTGTGTCCTCGGCCACCACGGAAACGTCGGAGTCAGAGACACCGGCACACCGGCAGACGAACGGCGGACCCAAGGGCTATGTTGGTCTGGTGAATCAGGCCATGACCTGCTACCTAAACAGCTTGCTGCAGGCGCTGTTTATGACGCCCGAGTTCCGGAATGCCCTGTATCGCTGGGAGttcgacaacgacaacgaggCCAAGAACATACCCTACCAACTGCAGAAGCTTTTCCTCAATCTGCAAACCTCTCCCAAGGCAGCGGTGGAAACCACCGACCTGACCCGCAGCTTTGGCTGGGACTCGACGGAGGCCTGGCAGCAGCACGACATCCAGGAACTGTGCCGCGTTATGTTCGACGCCCTGGAGCACAAGTTCAAGAACACCAAGCAGGCCAATCTCATTTCCAACCTGTACGAGGGCAAGATGAACGATTATGTCAAGTGTTTGGAGTGCAATACGGAGAAGACGCGCGAGGACACCTTCCTGGACATCCCGCTGCCGGTGCGTCCGTTTGGCAGCAGCTCCGCCTACGGCAGCATCGAGGAGGCCCTGCGCGCCTTCGTCCAACCGGAGACGCTCGACGGCAACAACCAGTATCTGTGCGAGAAGTGCAAAAAGAAATGCGACGCCCACAAGGGGCTGCACTTCAAGTCCTTCCCCTACATCCTCACGCTGCACCTGAAGCGCTTCGATTTTGACTACCAGACCAtgcaccgcatcaagttgaaCGACAG AGTAACTTTCCCGCAGACGCTCAACCTGAACACGTTCGTCAATCGGACCGCCAATAGCGGCGAGCAGAACTCTCAGCTGAACGGCACTGTGGACGATTGCAGCACGGCGGACAGTGGCTCGGCCATGGAGGACGACAACCTGAGCAGCGGCGTGGTGACCACGGCGAGCTCCAGTCAGCACGAGAACGATTTGAacgacgaggacgagggcATCGACatgagcagcagcaccagcaagAGCGCCAAGCAGGGATCCGGACCGTATTTGTACGAACTATTTGCCATCATGATCCATTCGGGCAGTGCATCGGGTGGCCACTACTATGCTTATATCAAGGACTTTGACAACAACGAGTGGTTCTGCTTCAACGATCAGAATGTGTCCACT ATCACCCAAGAGGACATCCAGCGTTCGTTTGGCGGACCCAATGGCAGCTACTATTCGAGTGCCTACACCTCCAGCACCAATGCGTACATGTTGATGTATCGGCAGGTGGACGCCAAGCGAAACGAACAGGTCGCCAAGGTGGCCGACTTTCCGGAGCACATCAAAACGCTGCTGCCGAAGCTGCACTCGGAGGAGGAGACGCGCGTGACTCGCCTGGGCAGGCACATCACGGTTACGGATCTGGCCCTACCCGATTTGTACAAGCCGCGCGTCTACTTTTATAATCCCTCCCTGAAGAAGATGAAGATCACCAGGGTGTATGTATCGCAGAGTTTCGACGTCAATTTGGTGCTGATGTCGGCCTACGAAATGCTGAATGTGGAGCAATTTGCCCCGATTTCGCGCTGTCGTCTGGTCGCTTACAACTCCACAATGGACACGATTATCCAGTCATTGGAGAACTGCACCGACCCGGGACTAACCGAGTTGCGCGCCTCGCAGAACTACAGCCTGGACTTTTTGCTAGAGTACCGGGCCGAGGATCAGCAGTTCGAGACATACGCCCCGGATGGCATCACTTG CGCGGGAGCGGGAGGCCAGCGAGGTGCTTCGTCGCTCCATCGCAATCCGTTTGCATGTTAA
- the Usp47 gene encoding ubiquitin carboxyl-terminal hydrolase 47 isoform X2, producing MTDKESEQCTVSVFDQTPGSEQKKINVVVRSHFTVKRVIDLIGTQFPYGKFELLLQPHENKDLVNLNALESQLFYDVAGFERQLKNHLILLPAGSWDGDVAKRFELPIKKVVVKKVIKSTDGEKAKSPATGETKKKRVVGEKTKKKPASGSSSPSKTKTATEESNVSSESSPEKSSKPKPVAEEAPKASPEESPEVSTEASAKVISPESPVAKKTAKVTAKANLELLSPLQPSSPIKELDCEPIDTISKQQLTEQLQLYPQGRNLISPVDDAPSDLFISDAEQLSDDDLALGASASPTNLGPGYDFGAPTGDSDAEGVSAGVVDPSAIGQEDDPLPALSNFYRRKYGGDELPAWQRANATAADFVSSATTETSESETPAHRQTNGGPKGYVGLVNQAMTCYLNSLLQALFMTPEFRNALYRWEFDNDNEAKNIPYQLQKLFLNLQTSPKAAVETTDLTRSFGWDSTEAWQQHDIQELCRVMFDALEHKFKNTKQANLISNLYEGKMNDYVKCLECNTEKTREDTFLDIPLPVRPFGSSSAYGSIEEALRAFVQPETLDGNNQYLCEKCKKKCDAHKGLHFKSFPYILTLHLKRFDFDYQTMHRIKLNDRVTFPQTLNLNTFVNRTANSGEQNSQLNGTVDDCSTADSGSAMEDDNLSSGVVTTASSSQHENDLNDEDEGIDMSSSTSKSAKQGSGPYLYELFAIMIHSGSASGGHYYAYIKDFDNNEWFCFNDQNVSTITQEDIQRSFGGPNGSYYSSAYTSSTNAYMLMYRQVDAKRNEQVAKVADFPEHIKTLLPKLHSEEETRVTRLGRHITVTDLALPDLYKPRVYFYNPSLKKMKITRVYVSQSFDVNLVLMSAYEMLNVEQFAPISRCRLVAYNSTMDTIIQSLENCTDPGLTELRASQNYSLDFLLEYRAEDQQFETYAPDGITCSAGAGGQRGASSLHRNPFAC from the exons ATGACGGATAAGGAGAGCGAGCAGTGCACCGTCTCGGTCTTTGACCAGACGCCCGGCTCGGAGCAAAAGAAGATCAACGTGGTGGTCCGCTCCCATTTCACGGTGAAGCGTGTGATCGACCTGATCGGCACCCAGTTTCCCTACGGCAAGTTCGAGCTCCTGTTGCAACCACACGAGAACAAGGATCTG GTCAATCTAAATGCTTTGGAATCCCAGCTGTTTTACGATGTGGCTGGTTTTGAGCGGCAGCTCAAGAATCACTTGATACTACTGCCCGCCGGCAGTTGGGATGGCGACGTGGCCAAGCGCTTTGAGTTGCCCATCAAGAAAGTGGTCGTTAAAAAGGTTATAAAGTCGACTGACGGGGAAAAGGCCAAGAGTCCAGCCACCGGCGAAACGAAGAAGAAACGCGTGGTGGGTGAGAAAACGAAGAAAAAGCCAGCATCTGGATCTTCCTCgccaagcaaaacaaaaaccgcgACTGAGGAATCCAACGTGAGTTCGGAATCGAGCCCAGAAAAGAGTTCGAAACCCAAACCCGTTGCAGAAGAAGCTCCCAAGGCGAGTCCGGAGGAAAGTCCCGAGGTTTCTACGGAGGCGAGCGCCAAAGTCATTTCCCCGGAGAGTCCGGTGGCCAAGAAGACGGCAAAAGTCACTGCGAAAGCCAACCTTGAGTTGCTCAGTCCACTGCAGCCGTCGTCACCCATTAAGGAGCTGGATTGCGAACCCATAGACACGATAAGCAAGCAGCAGCTCACCGAGCAACTGCAACTGTATCCACAAGGTCGCAACCTCATCTCGCCGGTGGACGATGCTCCCTCGGACCTGTTCATCTCGGATGCCGAGCAGTTGTCCGACGACGACCTCGCACTGGGTGCCTCAGCCAGTCCAACTAATCTCGGGCCGGGCTACGATTTCGGGGCACCAACTGGAGACTCGGACGCCGAGGGTGTGAGCGCCGGAGTGGTGGATCCATCTGCGATCGGACAAGAGGATGATCCGCTTCCGGCTCTGTCGAACTTCTATCGCCGAAAGTACGGAGGCGATGAGTTGCCCGCCTGGCAGAGGGCCAACGCCACTGCCGCGGACTTTGTGTCCTCGGCCACCACGGAAACGTCGGAGTCAGAGACACCGGCACACCGGCAGACGAACGGCGGACCCAAGGGCTATGTTGGTCTGGTGAATCAGGCCATGACCTGCTACCTAAACAGCTTGCTGCAGGCGCTGTTTATGACGCCCGAGTTCCGGAATGCCCTGTATCGCTGGGAGttcgacaacgacaacgaggCCAAGAACATACCCTACCAACTGCAGAAGCTTTTCCTCAATCTGCAAACCTCTCCCAAGGCAGCGGTGGAAACCACCGACCTGACCCGCAGCTTTGGCTGGGACTCGACGGAGGCCTGGCAGCAGCACGACATCCAGGAACTGTGCCGCGTTATGTTCGACGCCCTGGAGCACAAGTTCAAGAACACCAAGCAGGCCAATCTCATTTCCAACCTGTACGAGGGCAAGATGAACGATTATGTCAAGTGTTTGGAGTGCAATACGGAGAAGACGCGCGAGGACACCTTCCTGGACATCCCGCTGCCGGTGCGTCCGTTTGGCAGCAGCTCCGCCTACGGCAGCATCGAGGAGGCCCTGCGCGCCTTCGTCCAACCGGAGACGCTCGACGGCAACAACCAGTATCTGTGCGAGAAGTGCAAAAAGAAATGCGACGCCCACAAGGGGCTGCACTTCAAGTCCTTCCCCTACATCCTCACGCTGCACCTGAAGCGCTTCGATTTTGACTACCAGACCAtgcaccgcatcaagttgaaCGACAG AGTAACTTTCCCGCAGACGCTCAACCTGAACACGTTCGTCAATCGGACCGCCAATAGCGGCGAGCAGAACTCTCAGCTGAACGGCACTGTGGACGATTGCAGCACGGCGGACAGTGGCTCGGCCATGGAGGACGACAACCTGAGCAGCGGCGTGGTGACCACGGCGAGCTCCAGTCAGCACGAGAACGATTTGAacgacgaggacgagggcATCGACatgagcagcagcaccagcaagAGCGCCAAGCAGGGATCCGGACCGTATTTGTACGAACTATTTGCCATCATGATCCATTCGGGCAGTGCATCGGGTGGCCACTACTATGCTTATATCAAGGACTTTGACAACAACGAGTGGTTCTGCTTCAACGATCAGAATGTGTCCACT ATCACCCAAGAGGACATCCAGCGTTCGTTTGGCGGACCCAATGGCAGCTACTATTCGAGTGCCTACACCTCCAGCACCAATGCGTACATGTTGATGTATCGGCAGGTGGACGCCAAGCGAAACGAACAGGTCGCCAAGGTGGCCGACTTTCCGGAGCACATCAAAACGCTGCTGCCGAAGCTGCACTCGGAGGAGGAGACGCGCGTGACTCGCCTGGGCAGGCACATCACGGTTACGGATCTGGCCCTACCCGATTTGTACAAGCCGCGCGTCTACTTTTATAATCCCTCCCTGAAGAAGATGAAGATCACCAGGGTGTATGTATCGCAGAGTTTCGACGTCAATTTGGTGCTGATGTCGGCCTACGAAATGCTGAATGTGGAGCAATTTGCCCCGATTTCGCGCTGTCGTCTGGTCGCTTACAACTCCACAATGGACACGATTATCCAGTCATTGGAGAACTGCACCGACCCGGGACTAACCGAGTTGCGCGCCTCGCAGAACTACAGCCTGGACTTTTTGCTAGAGTACCGGGCCGAGGATCAGCAGTTCGAGACATACGCCCCGGATGGCATCACTTG CAGCGCGGGAGCGGGAGGCCAGCGAGGTGCTTCGTCGCTCCATCGCAATCCGTTTGCATGTTAA